CCTCCGGAGAAAGGTGGATCTCCTCGTGCGGTTCGCTCCAGATCGGCCGGGGCCACAGTACATCGGAGGTGAACCGCGGCACTAGGTGCCAGTGCATGTGCGGCACCATGTTGCCGAGCAGTTCGTAATTCATCTTGGCAGGCCGGTAAATGCGATCGAGAGCGGCGGACACGCGGCTTACCTCCTCCATCACCCCGCGGCGTCCGGACGGATCGAGATGAAATAGTTCTGTGACATGCTCCCGGGCGAAAACCAGGGTATAGCCGGGAAAAAACTGGTCGCGGTTGAGAAGAATAAAGCAGTGCTCCAGCTCCGCGATACGCATTTCGGCATCATCCTGCCAGCGGCTGCACATGGGACAGTTCATTGCGGGCGGTATTCTCCCTCGAAAACCTGGACCGCCGGCCCGGTCATGTAAATGTCTCCTTCCTCCGTCCATTCCATTTCCAGATCGCCTCCGCACAGGCGGTTGAGGAGGCGGCGGCCGGTATGTCCGTTCAGAACCCCCGCCACGGTGACGGCTGCGGCTCCGGTTCCGCAGGCCAGGGTCTCTCCAGCCCCCCGCTCCCACGTGCGCTGTTTGACTTCGGTTGACGAGACGATCTCCACGAATTCCACATTGGTGCGGTTGGGAAATACGGAATGGGTTTCGATGGCCGGACCGTACTTCTCCACCGGGAACTCCGCCACGTTGTCGACGAAGATGACGCAGTGCGGGTTGCCCATGGAGATGCCGGTAATGTGGAAGGTTCGGTCGAGCACGTGGAGTTCCGCCCCCACCACCT
The genomic region above belongs to Desulfuromonas sp. TF and contains:
- a CDS encoding HIT family protein, with the protein product MNCPMCSRWQDDAEMRIAELEHCFILLNRDQFFPGYTLVFAREHVTELFHLDPSGRRGVMEEVSRVSAALDRIYRPAKMNYELLGNMVPHMHWHLVPRFTSDVLWPRPIWSEPHEEIHLSPEEYRETIRKIRETLDLIE
- the dapF gene encoding diaminopimelate epimerase codes for the protein MRFTKMHGAGNDYVYINGFKETVPDPAGLAIELSNRNFGIGSDGLILILPSRLADVRMRMFNADGSEAEMCGNGVRCVAKYAWDHGLVDKKEISVETAAGILKLQLYTNEAEKVEKVRVNMGRPRLTRGEIPMTGSPDEQVVGAELHVLDRTFHITGISMGNPHCVIFVDNVAEFPVEKYGPAIETHSVFPNRTNVEFVEIVSSTEVKQRTWERGAGETLACGTGAAAVTVAGVLNGHTGRRLLNRLCGGDLEMEWTEEGDIYMTGPAVQVFEGEYRPQ